The following proteins are co-located in the Phaeodactylum tricornutum CCAP 1055/1 chromosome 2, whole genome shotgun sequence genome:
- a CDS encoding predicted protein: MRRRSVTFPLCVVVSCTVSFPVSEARSRPRSCALACPPPQQLRNLIDAELDGTRPDSAHSPILLPCCYDGLTARLVARAGFPATFLTGFGVSAVHGYPDTQLVSYQEMQTTATTVAEGLSRAARELGTAAPIPCIADGDTGYGNALNVQRTVWGYARAGMAGIMLEDQVSPKRCGHVAGKSVLGVAAAVAKVRAACDARDAYGAQYGAGSGPLILARTDALATDGFEAAVERCLAFREAGADMTFLEAPESIEQMAEYCRRVDGPKLANMLEQGSTPILSPAELKQMGYTFAAYPLTLLSSSIRAMQEALLSIQQGKPTDDLICSFGETKDVVGFSQYAQEEERYRVD, encoded by the coding sequence ATGCGAAGACGCAGCGTCACTTTCCCTTTGTGCGTAGTGGTATCGTGTACGGTGTCGTTCCCTGTCAGCGAGGCACGTTCCCGACCCCGTTCGTGTGCGTTGGCGTGTCCACCCCCGCAACAATTGCGCAATCTGATTGACGCCGAGCTCGATGGCACACGCCCCGACAGTGCCCATTCGCCTATTCTACTGCCGTGCTGTTACGACGGCTTGACGGCCCGTCTGGTAGCCCGTGCGGGCTTTCCAGCCACCTTTCTGACGGGCTTTGGCGTGTCCGCCGTGCACGGCTACCCCGACACGCAGCTCGTGTCCTACCAAGAGATGCAgaccaccgccaccacggTAGCGGAAGGCTTGTCCCGCGCCGCCCGGGAATTGGGCACCGCCGCGCCGATTCCTTGCATTGCCGACGGCGACACGGGCTACGGCAACGCCTTGAACGTCCAGCGCACCGTGTGGGGGTACGCCCGGGCGGGCATGGCGGGGATCATGCTCGAGGACCAGGTATCCCCGAAACGGTGCGGTCACGTGGCGGGCAAGAGCGTGCTGGGGGTCGCCGCGGCGGTGGCCAAGGTGCGGGCGGCGTGCGACGCTCGGGACGCGTACGGCGCGCAGTACGGTGCCGGTAGTGGGCCGTTGATTCTGGCGCGGACGGACGCGCTGGCCACGGACGGATTCGAGGCGGCGGTGGAACGGTGTTTGGCGTTCCGGGAAGCTGGTGCCGATATGACGTTCTTGGAAGCGCCCGAATCAATCGAGCAAATGGCAGAGTATTGCCGGCGTGTGGACGGACCGAAATTGGCGAATATGTTGGAGCAAGGATCGACGCCGATTCTGTCGCCGGCGGAATTGAAGCAAATGGGGTACACGTTCGCCGCATATCCACTAACgctgctgtcgtcgtcgatccGGGCCATGCAAGAAGCTCTACTATCGATACAACAAGGGAAACCTACGGACGATTTGATTTGCTCGTTTGGGGAAACCAAGGATGTGGTGGGCTTTAGTCAGTACGCCCAGGAGGAAGAGCGGTATCGTGTCGATTGA
- the APC7 gene encoding predicted protein: protein MTTTSKLPFARYSPSESSHDEGPQPSTPLQLECSTLFRDAQLKSCEILARLDLSQSITEHRSSQFALHMLGDCEFARKSYALAKAFYHRCYVYDQNLYRWKEAQCLHAVGSFVEAASVLETVPNEHRTMPMNMALANLYVETSRKPAAEEIYRTCVRQNPYALEALEILSIDFQVEKSDLLTLLQEGLEARGEGPKVPDILQDVMMAAAATSPLYRSKAVEAMHSWSRFDSTYPNNTYFLKLKATVQLQCNHERGALETFEHIRSLENATLEHMDEYAEILVHKNDLDGLNEVADSMLLVDDTRPQPWVALALYHQARGDHEKAQAFCEKAIDLDHRHSLAHRVQGAIFLADNRVEHAAVAFFRANELKRDVVCLEGLVDAYLAAHKGKEARDCAKQVLTLSYEEARSQALLGLAMAKGATIVQGRDRDLAKKYLRRALLKDPTAPRPLFTLVDLCLHQEDYDECIAILKKGLEGTSEALTTGFRQPDPIYCRLGEVYTEMKLYTDALECFHNALAINPDNTTAARALERTERLLGGTDPESDFHDEIVEDAPSQESDGGGTAIPYNGGAEY from the coding sequence ATGACGACTACCAGCAAGCTTCCCTTCGCGAGATACTCGCCCAGCGAGTCGTCCCACGACGAAGGACCCCAGCCTTCGACGCCACTGCAGTTGGAATGTTCCACTCTCTTTCGCGACGCACAGCTCAAAAGTTGCGAAATCCTTGCCCGTCTCGACCTGTCCCAGTCCATTACGGAACACCGTTCGTCGCAATTCGCGCTACACATGTTGGGGGACTGCGAGTTTGCCAGGAAATCCTACGCTCTCGCTAAAGCATTCTATCACCGGTGCTACGTTTACGACCAAAACTTGTATCGGTGGAAAGAGGCGCAATGCTTGCACGCCGTGGGTTCGTTCGTCGAGGCCGCGTCCGTACTGGAAACCGTCCCTAACGAACACCGCACGATGCCCATGAATATGGCTTTGGCCAATCTTTACGTCGAGACCTCCCGCAAACCCGCAGCCGAGGAAATCTACCGGACCTGTGTGCGGCAGAATCCGTACGCGTTGGAAGCTCTAGAAATACTCTCCATCGACTTTCAAGTCGAGAAGAGTGACTTGCTCACGCTTCTTCAAGAAGGTTTGGAGGCCCGGGGAGAAGGACCCAAAGTGCCGGATATTCTGCAAGATGTAATGATGGCAGCGGCGGCCACGTCGCCCTTGTATCGTTCCAAAGCCGTGGAGGCCATGCATTCGTGGAGTCGTTTCGATTCCACCTATCCCAACAATACTTACTTTCTCAAACTCAAGGCAACCGTACAGCTCCAATGCAACCACGAAAGAGGGGCCTTGGAAACCTTTGAGCACATTCGTAGCTTGGAAAACGCGACGCTGGAGCACATGGACGAATACGCAGAAATTCTCGTGCACAAAAACGACCTCGACGGCCTCAATGAAGTGGCCGACTCCATGTTATTAGTGGACGACACCCGACCCCAACCATGGGTAGCCTTGGCCTTGTATCACCAAGCGCGTGGCGATCACGAAAAGGCGCAAGCCTTTTGTGAAAAAGCCATTGACCTCGACCACCGCCACAGTCTCGCGCATCGAGTACAGGGTGCGATTTTCCTCGCAGACAATCGTGTGGAGCACGCGGCCGTGGCCTTTTTCCGCGCCAATGAACTCAAACGCGACGTTGTCTGCCTGGAGGGTCTCGTCGATGCGTATTTGGCGGCCCATAAAGGCAAGGAAGCGCGTGATTGCGCCAAACAAGTCCTTACGTTAAGTTACGAGGAAGCCCGTTCCCAAGCACTCCTTGGattggccatggccaagGGCGCAACCATTGTTCAGGGGCGGGACCGGGATCTCGCCAAAAAGTATTTGCGTCGAGCGCTATTGAAGGACCCCACGGCGCCTCGTCCGTTATTCACGTTGGTCGATCTTTGTCTCCACCAGGAAGACTACGACGAATGTATCGCGATCCTCAAGAAAGGTCTCGAGGGCACGTCGGAGGCGTTGACTACTGGCTTCCGCCAACCAGACCCGATCTATTGCCGCTTGGGCGAAGTGTATACCGAAATGAAGTTGTATACGGATGCACTGGAGTGCTTCCACAACGCTTTGGCCATCAATCCGGACAATACGACGGCCGCCCGGGCTCTGGAACGGACCGAGCGCCTGCTCGGTGGTACCGACCCCGAGTCCGATTTTCacgacgaaattgtggaGGACGCGCCGTCGCAGGAAAGTGACGGTGGTGGTACAGCCATTCCGTACAATGGCGGGGCAGAGTACTGA